The genomic DNA CTCGGACGAGGAACTGGGCAACTGCCGGCCACCGCTGGTCCGGCTGGTCTGGTGCAAGAGCTGGAACATTCCGTGCATCATCACTGCGCTCGCCGAACGATTCGACGCGTTCGGCATCGACGGCCGACCACGCCGGTCATGGCTGCGAATGAAGATGGTGCGGATGGCGCAGTCGGCGGCCGAAGCGGCGCTGTCCTACGAGGATGAACTCGCGCGAGCATCCGCCGATGCCGTTGGTGTGCAACAGGAATCGGCCACCGGAGGCGTGCAGGACGCGGTGCAGGCGGTCGGTGAGGGTGACGCCGATCCGGAGTACACCGGGGTGCGATTCGATCTGTTGGCCACGGATGCGCTGGGCAACCCGTTCCTGTGGCGCCGGCTGGCCCAACACAACGACATCGACAACCCGTTCAGCATCCGCCCGGGCGAAGTCCTTTCCATCCCCACAGAACTGACCGGCGCTCAAGGCGCGGGCCCATGATGCTGACCGGTACCGCCGCGCTGGCGGTCACAGTGGACGGCTCGCCGGTACCCGTGGACCTCACCGCGAGGATCGTATCGGCGAGGGTTGCAACGCGTCTCGGGCTGCCGGCTCAGGCCGAACTGGCCTACTCGGTGGTTCGTGGCAGCGGCGCCGAACTGGGTATCTTCCCGCTCGGCGCAGCCTTGACCGTGCGGCTGGAAGGCGACCAGACGCCGCTGTTCGCAGGCCAGATCACCGCAAGTGCGTTGGTGCACGGACCCGACGGCGCGACACAGATCCGGGTTCGGGGCTACGACAAGCTTCATCTCTTGCGCAAACGTCAACAGTTGCGGTACTTCTCGGATGTCACCGCCGTCCAGTTGGCCGAGCAGCTGTGTGGGCCGGACGGCATCAGCGTCTCTGCTGACGAGACCGGCCCGCAATTCCAGCGCATCGTCCAGTACAGCCAGACCGATTTCGAACTGCTGCGTGAAACCTGCTCCAGCGCAGGTCTTTACCCCGTTCTGAGCGGAGATGAACTGCGGCTGTGCACGTTGCGGGGCAGCGACGACTTTTTGCCACTCGAACTCGGCCGGACCCTTTTCGATGCGACCGTCGAGGCGAACCTGGATCGGGCCGCGCAGGGTTTCACGGCTTTCGGCTGGGACCGGCAGAGCGCCAAGCTGTTCCGTGAGCAGGTGGGCAGCCCGCGCGGTGGCGCGACCGTGCCGACCGGGCCCGACCTGAGCACTCTCGGCCTCGACGGCGAGCTGATGCTGCTCGATCAGCAGGGCGCCACCGCCACCGAGGTGGCGGCCCGGGCGCAGGCCGAACTCGATGTCCGGGCAGCGTCGACGGTGACGTTGCGGGGTACCGCAGCCGGTGACGCCGCTCTGCGTGCCGGGGTGTGCGTCGAGATCAGCGGCGTCGCCGCGGACTTCACCGGACGCTACGTGCTCACCGAAGCGATCCACACCGTCGACGCGACCGGATTCCACACCACGGTGAGCACCGAGCCGCCCGCTATTCCCGCCGCGCGTCCGTCGACGGCCATCACTCTCGGCACAGTGACCGACGTCGCCGACCCCGAAGGGCTTGGGCGCGTGCAGGTTCGGTTGCCCGCCTACGGGGACCCCGACGTGGGCTGGCTCGGTGTGCTGTGCGCCGGCGCGGGGAAGAAGCGTGGCCTGGTCATCCTGCCGGATGTCGGTGACACCGTGCTGGTCGCCCTTTCCCATGGACCGGTCGGAGGTGTGGTCCTCGGCGGACTGTACGGCGGCGAGAAGCCGCCCGACGCCGGGGTCGACGGCGGCAAGGTCAAGCGGTGGTCGATGCACACCGATGACGGGCAGCGGATCATCGTCGACGACGGGGCCCACACCATCACCGTCGCGAACCGCGGCGGCAGCACGCTCAGTCTGGCGCCGGGCAAGGTCACGTTGCATGCGGAGACGGATCTGGACATCACGGCGCCGGGGAAGACCATCACGATCAAGGCGAAGGCCGTCGAATTCATGCGGGAGGAGTGATGGCGGAGTGGATCACGCTGGACTCGGTTATCAAATGCGATCACAAAGGCGTGATCCAGAATGTCAATCAACAGGATTGGGTCACCATCGACGTCCCGGTGCTCGTCGACAATGACCCCGAGGGCCGCGATATCGACTGGTGCCCCAACAGCGGTCCGACCATCAAGAAATGCGGCAAGACCCTGCAGGTCGCAGTCGGCTACAGCACCTGGATTCGAATCGACGGTCACGCGGTGGTGCTGGCGACCCTCGACGGTCTGACAGACGGCACCCCGCCCGGCGTCGTCCACTACACCGTCGAGGATCCCAAACAGACATTTGTGAGGGCCGACGTATGACGGCCGACTACAACGCTTTCCGCTTCACCGGGGCAGGCCTGGATGCCTACGGCCCGACCGGACTGTCGACCACGCCGACCGGCCAGGTGGCGATGGTCGACGGCGCCGGCGCCATCCGGCAGGCCCTGATGCTGCTGTTGTCGACGGTCCCCGGTGACCGCCTGATGCGCCCCGACTACGGCTCGTATCTGCACCGGCTACTGTTCGCCAACAACGATCAGACCACTGCCGGGCTGGCCATCCACTACGTCAGGCAGGCGGTACACCGCTGGGAGCCGAGGGTTTCCATCATCGACGTCGATGCTGATGTGGATCCGGAGATCGACTCCCGGCTCAATATCACGCTGACCTACCGCATCCGAGCCACACTGAGCACAGAGACGCTCGTCTACCCGCTGGATCTGGAAGGCGGCACGCCATGACCTTCCCCGTGCCGAATCTGGACGACCGCACCTTCGTCGACCTCGTGCTCGAAGCCCGCGACCGTGCGCGTAACGCCTGCCCCGCGTGGACGGACATGAGCGTGAACGATCCGGGCATGGCGCTCATCGAGGTCTTTGCACACCTGACCGAGGTGATGATCTACCGGCTCAACCGGCTGCCCGAGAAGTCCTACCTGACTTTCCTCAACCTGATCGGGCTCTCCCGGCGGCCGCCGAGCGCCGCCTGGGTGGAGCTGACCTTCGCGCGCGACAGCCGCGAAACCGATTCGGAGAAGCCGGCAATCACCATCCCGGCGGGTACCCGGGTGACAACCGGTGCCGGTGCCCTGTCGCAGACTGTCTTCGTCGTTCCCGACGCTGTCGTGATCCCGGCCGGTCAGGACTCCGCGGTCGCGCGCGGCCACCACTGCGCCATCGTGGACGGCGAGCTCCTGGGCACCGGAACAGGCCGCGCCGGTCAGCGGTTCACCGCCGCGCACGCACCGATCGTCATGACGACCGAACCGCTGTCGCTGATGCTGGGTGTTCAGGTCGTCGGGGACCGCGACGAGCGGCGGGCGGCACGCGAGTACGGCGGCCACGAATTCGAAATCTGGCAAGCAGTGGACAGTTTCGCCGACGTCGGGGCTCAGGACCGGGCGTACATCGTGGACCGGTCGACCGGCACGGTGATTTTCGGGCCGAGTGTCTCCGGGGCGGCGGTCGTCCCAGCGGCCGGCGCGGAGATCCGATTGTGGTACCGAACCGGCGGGGGTGTCGGCGGCAACGTCGCCGCCGGTCAGTTGAGCGCCATCGAACCGCGCATCGACGGCGTCACGGTGACGAACGTGCATCCGGCGCAGGGCGGTTTGGACCTCGAAGAGGTCGGCGCCGCGCTGGAGCGTGGGCCGTATGAGTTCTTCTCGCTGAAACGCGCTGTGACAGCGCGGGATTACGAAGTGCTGGCGACCGTCAGCTCCAGTGGCGTCGCTCGTGCCCGCGCCTTCACCCGGGTCGATGTGCGGCCGTTTGCGCAGCGCGGATCGATCGAAGTGGTTCTGGTACCGCAGGTTTCGGCGCAGGATCGTCCCGGCGGCAGGCTGAGTCTGGCCACGATGCTCGCGCACGAGGTGGAAGAAGCCCGGGTACGCACGGAAACAGACCTGAGCAGTCGCGGCATGATCGGCACCACGTGCGTGACCAGTTGGGCGAAATACAAGGAGGTTTCGGTCGAAGGCCGCATCGTGGTGCGGCCCGAAGAGGATGCGGCAGCGGTACGGGACAGGGTGCACGAGCGCCTGAACCGGATGATCAGTCCCTTGCCGACCGCGGAGAACACCACAGGGTGGCAGTTCGGTGAGTCCCTCCGGGCATCGACGGTTTACCAGTTGCTGGAAGGCTCCGAGCCGGGTGTGCGCTACGTGGACGAGTTGAGGTTCGTCATCGGCGAGGCGCCCGACGGTCAGATTCGCGGCACGGTGGCGGACCCCTATCAGGACAACACCTGGTACTGCGGATCCGGCGAGGTGCTGTTCCGGTCGGTCAACGACGGCAAGGGCTGGGAGAGCATCTGGCGGTTCCCGGGCGAGGAAGTCATGACGATCGTGCCGGCCCCCCGGGCCGTGCGGGCGGGCATGGTCGAGCGCACCGGAACCCTGGCCCTGGCCACCCGGCGGACCGACACCGGCGGCTCACGGGTGTATCTGTCCGACGATCTCGGCGAGACCTGGACAATGATCGAAGAGCTGGGCCCGACCGTCAACGACATCGCCTGGATCGAGCGAGACACCGTCGCCGCGCTGCTCCTGGCCACCGACGGCGGCCTCTACGAACTCAAACTGCTCGCCGAACCGCCCGCTCCGGATCTGGTGATCTTCGAACCCGCAGAACAGGATCGGGCGCTGTACGCCGTCGAGACGGTGATCTCCGAACAGGGCAAGTGGGCCGTGATCGTCGCCACCCAGGCCAAGCAGGGGATCTACCTCTCGGTCGAGGGCGGACGGGCCGGGTCGTTCGGCCAGGTCGGCCCCGCACCCGGCATCGACAGCCGGTGCCTGACCGTCCAGCTCAGCGGGCCCACCACCGTGGTGTGGGTCGGTATCGGCGAGTCGGAACAGGGCGGCATCGGCACCGGATGCCTGCGCGCGCGCCTCTTCGAAGCCGATCTGCGGTGGGAGACGCTGAGCACCGGCTGGGCCGGTGGCACGTGTTGGGACGTCGCGCTCGACGGTGGCCGGGCGCTCGCGGCAACGCAGAGCGCCGGTGTGCTGATGCTCGACGCCGCCGCACAGAACCCCGTGTGGCTGGCGCCCGACGCGAGCAGCGGGCTGCCGCTGCGGCCCGAGCAACGTGCCCGCTTCGAAGCGGTGCAGAGCGCTGATGCCAAGGCGGGCACCGTCATTGTGGGAGGCCCGAAAGGCGTGTACCGGAACGGCGTCGCGGGCCGCTGGTCGTCAGCGGCCAACCGGGTCAGTACCGACGAGGTGACCATCCCTGACACCTGGCTGCTCTGCTCCGGGGAACACAACATCACGGTGGTGGGAAGCTATGCGCAGCCCAGCGATTAAACGGTTGTTGCCGGCGGCGTTTCAGGACGCGGCCGATGAGGGCACCGTCCTGGCGGCGCTGCTCGATGCCATGGAGGTTCTCCAGGCTCCGGATGAGGAACTGATCGGAAATTTCGACGCGCAGTTCACCCCGTACACCGCGCGGGACGACTTCCTCGCGTTCCTCGCCCGGTGGGTGACGCTGGATTACCTTGTCGGCGTGCGTCGTCCGGGTGCGACGGACACGGTGCTGGTCCCGCCGACCCAGATGCGCAATCTCATCGCCTCAGCCGCCACCCTGGCGCAGCTGCGCGGCACCGCTGCCGGGCTGCGCAGGTTCTTGGAAGTCGCCACGGGGGTTGCCGGTTTCGAGATAATCGAGACGCCCGATCAGCCGTTCCATTTCAGTGTGCGCATACCGGCGGACGCCAGCGCGTATGCCGGTGTGGTGCAACACATCGTCAACCATGAGAAACCCGCGGCGATGACCGCGGACCTACAGCTCACGGAGGCAACACGATGACCGCATGGCAGATCAGTCCGGCCACCGAGCGTGTCGAACTCGCAGGCGGACAGGCCGAGGTGGTGTTCACCGTCACAAACCCCGGTCCGGTGGATACCCGGGCCACCGTGGACATCGTCGGCAGCGAGCAGGCTCAGACATCGTGGTTCACCGTCGCCGAGCCACAACAGTTGATACCGCACGGCGGCTCCAAGCAGTTCACGGCAACGGTGAAACCTGGCGAGAAGGCACCGGCCGGGACGCACTGGCTAGCGGGCCGGGTCTACTCGGCGGACGCTGCGCCAGAAGAGGATTCGGTGACGTCAAACCGGGTCACCTTCGAGATCAAGCCGCCGCCGGAGAAGCCGAAATCCAAGAACTGGTTGTGGGCGCTGATCGCTGGTGTGGTGCTGCTGTTGGTCATCGGCGGCGTGGTGACGGCATTGACGATGCGCCGTAGTGGTGTCGACGTGCCGGACGTCGGCGGCAAAACCCAGGCGCAGGCCGAGCAGGTACTCAAGGACATCGGGTTGGTGCCGAAGGTGAGATCGCAGCCCAGCGGCGAGGCGAACGGCAACGTGATCAGCCAGGAGCCGATGGCCGGTAATAGTCTGAAGAAGGGCTCGACGGTGACGATCGTCGTCTCGTCTGGCGCCGATCTGGTGCAGATACCGACACTGGTCGGCATGGACGTCAACGCCGCTTCGGAGGTGGTTCAGAAAGCCGGTCTGGTTTCCGAGATTGCAATAGTTGCGAACTCTCAGGCAAGGGGAATCGTCGTTAACACCGATCCGAAGCAAGGATCGGTGGCCAGAGGCAGCAAGGTGATTCTGTACGTGTCGACGGGGCCGTCCGGTGACACGTCGGGCTTGTGCAAGCTGCGGCCGTGGATCTGCACGAATAGGATCAACCCCAACATCAAGGTTCTTCCCGGCATGACGATTCCGGCTCATCCGTAGGCAAGTGCCGCTATGGGCAAGAAGGCCTTCATTGCCGTATTGATAGCTGTCGTAGTGCTTTTCGTCGTCTTCGTGGCGGTCGGCACCCGGCAGCGCGACGGCGACGCGGGTGCGGCCCCCGACGGCCTCCTTGGTCGCTTGATGAAGAGCGCAGCAGGCGGGACCGAGGTGCCGCTGCGTGAGCTCAAAGCCGATTGCCTGAAACCAGGTGGTGTGCTGGTCGTGCAGGCAAGCTGCGAGCTGAAGGTGCCTGGTGGTGGCGACGGTCTCCGTACTGTCCGATTGACGGCAACCGATGGCTCCGTTGGTGTTTCGGCGCCACTTCCCGATCCGAAGGGCGGTCGTGTTCGCACGGTCGGCAAGGATCTTTCCAAGGGTGACGACATCAACGTCGCCGTCGGGAAGGACGGCGCGGTGATCACACTGAGGTGTTTCAGCTGCAGACTTCGTGCCGGTGGGTGAGGCCATGGACAAGCTGCGCACGCCTTTGTTCGTTCTCGCGCTCTTCGCCTGCGCGCTGATCGTCCTGATCGAACTGGGATCACCGATGATCACGGGTGGGCGCGGCGCAGGCGCGGACTTCCTTGTCCAGGCTGCAAAATTGGACCTGGAGGAGATGCCGAGCAGCTCAGGCGTCGTCGAGCCGCCCGGTCGCGGCATTCCGTACATGGCGCTGGTCGACGGGATCCTGTTCTACACGCTCGCCTTGATGGGCGTCTCACTCATCGTGCCTGAGCGGATTCACGGCCGCATTCAAGGCATAGCGACGATCGTCGGGTCGATCCTGTTGATCATCGGTGCCATCATCTTGGCGATCATCGCGTTCGTCGAATTGCTGGTGATGGTCGCGCTTTTCATGAGCCCGCCGTTCGGCACGCTTGCCTATCTCGCGGTGTGGGGGTTCTTTTCCACGGGCGATGCTTCGATGCTGAACGGCCTTCTGATGTTCCTCAAGATCGTCGTATGCGTGCTGTTGTTGTTGGCACACCAGCGATTTCTGCAGAACAAGGGGCTGGTGCTGATGCTGCTCACGTCACTGGTGTGTGGCGTCGTCCTCAGCTTCCTGCATGGGCTGGTGCCGATCATCCTGGTGAGCATCATCGACAACATTGCCGCCATCGTCTTCGCGGTCATCGCGATCATTTGGGGCATCATCCTGCTGATCGGCTCGATCCCCTCGGTGATCAAAGCCATCCGGTCTGTGGCGTGAGGAGACGGACATGAGCGAAAAACCGCAAACATCAATGAGTCTGATGCGGCGCTGGAGCTGGCTGATCATCTGCGGTGGGTGCATTCTCGTGGTGGCGTGCATAGCCCTGCTCGGTTCGATTGCTTCCGGATCGCCCTGGGCCGATGTGACGTCTGATCAGGTCATGAGCTATCGCCACGAACAGTGCGAGGCAGTCGACAAGACGGCCTTCTTTCTGCAGATCGCCAACTTCTGGTCCAATTTCGCGTATCTGGCTGCCGGGTTGATGATTCTGTTCTTCAACCGCTCCATGCCCGGACGGTTCGTCGGCGGCTACTTGTGCTTCCTGGCTGTCTGCAGCGCCTGGTTCCACGGCACGCTGACAGGCATCGGCAAGACGCTGGACATCGTCGGCGTCTACGCGGTGCTGCTCGCCATCATCGCCTATGGATTGATCGAGCTGATGGACTGGTCATACGACGAGTGGCAGTCATGGCTCTTGATGATCGCCGCAGGCGTCATCGGTGTGATCACAGGATTTCTCCGGACAGATGTCTTCCTGTTCGATTCCGATCTGTTCACTCCCGCGTTGGTGGTGATCATCATCGGCGGGATGGTGTGGGCGGCATTGGCACGCAAGACCCGGATGGGGATCGAGCCGGTGGCGGAGGGAAATATGTGGTGGGCGCTGGGTGTCACCGTTGCCACGGGGCTACTCGCGCTCGTCTTCAAGTACACCGACGGAACCAAAAACCTACTGGCGCAGCATGACGGTCACTACTACGAGTGCCTCTACAGTCACACGTCGGTCCTTCAGGGGCACGCACTGTGGCACATATTGACCGGGGTGATGTTCGTCGGCATGTTCGAGTACTTCCGGGCGTTCCGGATGCGCTCGGAATCACCATTCCCGTGGCGGCATCCTTGATCGACTGCGGCCGTCACATGTTTGCTGAGGGTCTGTTGGGCGACCGATTCTGGTCGTAGACTGAGTGGATCCTGTGAGCATTCACAAAGGGGAAATCATGAGAGTACCCGCAAGTCGATCGGCCGGTTTCGTGGCAACTATCGCTTTGGCTCTCGGCGTCACCGGGCCCGGGTTCTTCCCCGCTCGGGCCAATGCTGAGCTCAAATGCCCCGAGAGTTTTTTGATCTCGCCGTGCCTGGATGCCTTCGAACCGGGCGGAGACAAACTTGTCGCCTATTGGGACAACAAGGGGTTCTGGACTTCATTTATTTTCATGTGGCAGCGCCCGGGCGGTGAGCTTCATTGGCACGAACTGGGAGGCAACGTTCGTAAATTCACCGTCGGCAAAGCATGGCGGGATACCAAGTACACGTTCAAGATTCAGGGTTGTGGCAGCTTCCTCATGCCGGGAAGGTGTTCGGAGTTGATGGTTCTCGACTACACCACCCTCGACTTCTATCCACCTGTGTCCCTTGAGGGCGATGTCGCACTGCGGCCCGTTCCGCCTGAGGGATAGCGGCAGTTACTCCCTGGGGAAGCGGTCACGGATGGCGGCGGCGACAGCGGCCGCTCGTTCGGATGCCTTGGGTCCGCACGCCACCACGTCGAACACGACGTTGGATATCGCCGCAGAAGCGCGTGCGCATTGCCCACCGGGTTCGTCGGACGTCTTCACCATTAAGGTCCAGATGTGGTCGTTCTCCGTGAGGTCGCCGACCGTAATGCGTTGGGAACCAATGGGAACAGTGGACTTCTTGCAACCCTCCCACTGCGATCTGATCGGTTCGAAGAACTCGGCCGTCTGCCGGGGAGTCGCGAACTCGATGACGCTTTCGTCGATCCGGGTCTGCGACGCCGCGTCGACCATCTCGCGGCCGGCACGCCGGACGAATCCACTGTCACGACCGGGTTCGTAAGCCGTCGGATTCAGCGCTTCCGCGCACGATGGCGATCGGGGCGCCGAATCGCGTTGCGGCTGTTGCGCATATTCCTTCACAACCGTCAACGTTGGCACGTGAACGAGGCTTTTGACGTCATCGAGGCTCAGGAGCTGACCGACGACGGCGTCGCCTTTGACCGTCTTCGCGAACTCCGGACACGGCCAGTAATCGCGGACGTTGGACCCGTTGCCCATCTCGCGAGGGTTGCCCTTGATGTTGCGCAGCATGATGCGGTGGGAGGCGTCAGCGGTCACGATGACGGTGAATCCGAATT from Mycolicibacterium phocaicum includes the following:
- a CDS encoding baseplate J/gp47 family protein — translated: MTFPVPNLDDRTFVDLVLEARDRARNACPAWTDMSVNDPGMALIEVFAHLTEVMIYRLNRLPEKSYLTFLNLIGLSRRPPSAAWVELTFARDSRETDSEKPAITIPAGTRVTTGAGALSQTVFVVPDAVVIPAGQDSAVARGHHCAIVDGELLGTGTGRAGQRFTAAHAPIVMTTEPLSLMLGVQVVGDRDERRAAREYGGHEFEIWQAVDSFADVGAQDRAYIVDRSTGTVIFGPSVSGAAVVPAAGAEIRLWYRTGGGVGGNVAAGQLSAIEPRIDGVTVTNVHPAQGGLDLEEVGAALERGPYEFFSLKRAVTARDYEVLATVSSSGVARARAFTRVDVRPFAQRGSIEVVLVPQVSAQDRPGGRLSLATMLAHEVEEARVRTETDLSSRGMIGTTCVTSWAKYKEVSVEGRIVVRPEEDAAAVRDRVHERLNRMISPLPTAENTTGWQFGESLRASTVYQLLEGSEPGVRYVDELRFVIGEAPDGQIRGTVADPYQDNTWYCGSGEVLFRSVNDGKGWESIWRFPGEEVMTIVPAPRAVRAGMVERTGTLALATRRTDTGGSRVYLSDDLGETWTMIEELGPTVNDIAWIERDTVAALLLATDGGLYELKLLAEPPAPDLVIFEPAEQDRALYAVETVISEQGKWAVIVATQAKQGIYLSVEGGRAGSFGQVGPAPGIDSRCLTVQLSGPTTVVWVGIGESEQGGIGTGCLRARLFEADLRWETLSTGWAGGTCWDVALDGGRALAATQSAGVLMLDAAAQNPVWLAPDASSGLPLRPEQRARFEAVQSADAKAGTVIVGGPKGVYRNGVAGRWSSAANRVSTDEVTIPDTWLLCSGEHNITVVGSYAQPSD
- a CDS encoding phage baseplate assembly protein V, translated to MMLTGTAALAVTVDGSPVPVDLTARIVSARVATRLGLPAQAELAYSVVRGSGAELGIFPLGAALTVRLEGDQTPLFAGQITASALVHGPDGATQIRVRGYDKLHLLRKRQQLRYFSDVTAVQLAEQLCGPDGISVSADETGPQFQRIVQYSQTDFELLRETCSSAGLYPVLSGDELRLCTLRGSDDFLPLELGRTLFDATVEANLDRAAQGFTAFGWDRQSAKLFREQVGSPRGGATVPTGPDLSTLGLDGELMLLDQQGATATEVAARAQAELDVRAASTVTLRGTAAGDAALRAGVCVEISGVAADFTGRYVLTEAIHTVDATGFHTTVSTEPPAIPAARPSTAITLGTVTDVADPEGLGRVQVRLPAYGDPDVGWLGVLCAGAGKKRGLVILPDVGDTVLVALSHGPVGGVVLGGLYGGEKPPDAGVDGGKVKRWSMHTDDGQRIIVDDGAHTITVANRGGSTLSLAPGKVTLHAETDLDITAPGKTITIKAKAVEFMREE
- a CDS encoding CIS tube protein; this encodes MERVAFLVDKTGERIDCMLNPESVTMTRLAGVRTRGTTSGQLTGTGLADDPLQFTGGGRTELTLDLLFDVDFVDEQNRPTDVRALTNKLRMLAENSDEELGNCRPPLVRLVWCKSWNIPCIITALAERFDAFGIDGRPRRSWLRMKMVRMAQSAAEAALSYEDELARASADAVGVQQESATGGVQDAVQAVGEGDADPEYTGVRFDLLATDALGNPFLWRRLAQHNDIDNPFSIRPGEVLSIPTELTGAQGAGP
- a CDS encoding PASTA domain-containing protein, which codes for MDIVGSEQAQTSWFTVAEPQQLIPHGGSKQFTATVKPGEKAPAGTHWLAGRVYSADAAPEEDSVTSNRVTFEIKPPPEKPKSKNWLWALIAGVVLLLVIGGVVTALTMRRSGVDVPDVGGKTQAQAEQVLKDIGLVPKVRSQPSGEANGNVISQEPMAGNSLKKGSTVTIVVSSGADLVQIPTLVGMDVNAASEVVQKAGLVSEIAIVANSQARGIVVNTDPKQGSVARGSKVILYVSTGPSGDTSGLCKLRPWICTNRINPNIKVLPGMTIPAHP
- a CDS encoding ceramidase domain-containing protein, producing the protein MSEKPQTSMSLMRRWSWLIICGGCILVVACIALLGSIASGSPWADVTSDQVMSYRHEQCEAVDKTAFFLQIANFWSNFAYLAAGLMILFFNRSMPGRFVGGYLCFLAVCSAWFHGTLTGIGKTLDIVGVYAVLLAIIAYGLIELMDWSYDEWQSWLLMIAAGVIGVITGFLRTDVFLFDSDLFTPALVVIIIGGMVWAALARKTRMGIEPVAEGNMWWALGVTVATGLLALVFKYTDGTKNLLAQHDGHYYECLYSHTSVLQGHALWHILTGVMFVGMFEYFRAFRMRSESPFPWRHP
- a CDS encoding GPW/gp25 family protein, which gives rise to MTADYNAFRFTGAGLDAYGPTGLSTTPTGQVAMVDGAGAIRQALMLLLSTVPGDRLMRPDYGSYLHRLLFANNDQTTAGLAIHYVRQAVHRWEPRVSIIDVDADVDPEIDSRLNITLTYRIRATLSTETLVYPLDLEGGTP
- a CDS encoding phage tail protein, which encodes MRSPAIKRLLPAAFQDAADEGTVLAALLDAMEVLQAPDEELIGNFDAQFTPYTARDDFLAFLARWVTLDYLVGVRRPGATDTVLVPPTQMRNLIASAATLAQLRGTAAGLRRFLEVATGVAGFEIIETPDQPFHFSVRIPADASAYAGVVQHIVNHEKPAAMTADLQLTEATR